Proteins encoded by one window of Musa acuminata AAA Group cultivar baxijiao chromosome BXJ2-9, Cavendish_Baxijiao_AAA, whole genome shotgun sequence:
- the LOC135622575 gene encoding chaperone protein dnaJ C76, chloroplastic-like produces MAQVLAPVRTGLLFEFPKMSSTAHGIRRQGVAAADRLSTDRYRRRGRRNFRIAAAVAEKGFSSQDDVAEDFYAVLGLLPDATPQQIKKAYYNCMKACHPDLSGNDPDINNFCMFINEVYAVLSDPIQRMIYDEIHGYAATAINPFFDDSASKDHAFVDEFSCIGCKNCANVAPDVFRIEEEYGRARVFSQSGNPDLVQQAIESCPVDCIHRTSAAQLSLLEDEMRRVERVNVGLMLSGMGSSSLDVFRMACSRWEKRQAKVLERAKIRMMKQKDSDKSGSWSNIWGAPKNYETTEEEVKERAKRAAAAARRWREYSRRGADRPPTNKLPEAISSKEQ; encoded by the exons ATGGCCCAGGTGCTCGCGCCGGTGCGCACGGGCTTGCTCTTCGAGTTCCCCAAGATGTCGTCGACGGCTCATGGAATCCGGCGGCAGGGCGTAGCGGCCGCCGACCGTTTGAGTACCGACCGCTATCGTCGGCGGGGGAGGAGGAACTTCAGGATCGCTGCGGCGGTGGCGGAGAAGGGTTTCTCCTCGCAGGACGATGTCGCCGAGGATTTCTACGCTGTTCTTGGGCTG CTTCCAGATGCCACTCCTCAGCAGATAAAGAAAGCTTACTATAATTGCATGAAAGCATGCCATCCAGACTTGAGTGGGAATGATCCAGACATCAATAACTTTTGTATGTTCATCAATGAAGTCTATGCG GTACTCAGTGATCCTATTCAGCGTATGATATATGATGAGATTCATGGATATGCAGCAACTGCTATCAATCCTTTCTTTGATGATAGTGCTTCAAAAGATCATGCTTTTGTTGATGAGTTTAGTTGCATAG GGTGCAAAAATTGCGCTAATGTGGCCCCAGATGTGTTTCGGATCGAGGAAGAGTATGGGCGAGCAAGGGTTTTCAGCCAATCAGGGAATCCTGACTTAGTTCAACAAGCAATTGAAAGTTG CCCAGTTGATTGCATTCACCGGACATCTGCTGCACAGCTATCGCTCCTTGAAGATGAAATGCGAAGGGTGGAGAGAGTGAAT GTTGGGCTAATGCTTTCTGGAATGGGGAGCTCATCCCTTGACGTGTTCAGAATG GCATGTTCAAGATGGGAAAAGCGCCAAGCAAAAGTCTTG GAAAGGGCTAAGATACGAATGATGAAGCAGAAGGATTCTGATAAGAGTGGGTCCTGGAGCAACATTTGGGGGGCACCCAAGAATTATGAAACTACAG AGGAAGAAGTGAAGGAGAGGGCTAAGAGAGCTGCTGCTGCGGCTAGAAGGTGGAGAGAGTACTCAAGAAGGGGAGCTGATAGACCTCCCACAAACAAACTTCCTGAGGCaatctcttccaaagaacagtag